The DNA region NNNNNNNNNNNNNNNNNNNNNNNNNNNAAATTTAAATTCTCCTTTAATACTTATCTTcttcaatttataaataataataataataataaaaattaaaaaaaattaaaaaaataaaataaaataaaaaggttaaaatgtCTGACGTATGAGGCAGCCGTAAATCTCTATTCACCTGTCAATGAGCTCCAAATTCAGAAAGGCATCCTTTGGTCCTTCAGCCTCGCACTTGGTTCTTACTGTGCCACCAAAAAACGGTGCCAGTAAAACATAACCCCTCACCCGAACCGGAGCCAACTCGGGCGACCCGGATCCGAGTCTAACCGCCAAATTGTGAGCGATATTCCCACCCGCCGAGTCGCCCGATATGAAAACGTTACCAAAATCAGCCACCTCAGTCAGCCACGAGTCCGGCTCGTCGGACACGGCTTGGGCCTGGAGCCACTTCATGGCCATGAAGCCGTCCTCGATAGCAGCCGGGAGCCGGCTTTCCGGAGCCATCCGATAGTCGGGAGACACGACCACGGCTCGCAGCTCCGAAGCCAGCCGGAAGCAGTAGTTCTGACAGTTGGGCCAGGCGCGGGAGCCAATGCAAAAGCCGCCTCCGCGGATGTAGTAAAACACAGGGAGCTTGGAGGCGGAAGAGGGTGAGAAATCCGCGGGCTTGTAGAGCCGGAGCTGAAGGTTGTTAACGGCGTCGAAAACGACGTCCTTCCATAGAACGGAGCCGTCGTCGTTGACGGGGACTTCAAAGCTTGGTTTGGAGGAGCGGACGATGGAACCGTCGCTGTAGACGTGGAGGACACCTCGGCAATCGTCGACCACGTGGGGTGGAATAGTGTTGGACATGGTTGTCTATCTGTGTTTGGGATTTGGGAAGGAAGCGAGATGGGTggttaagaagaagaaaaaggaagcatcttctttttgttgttttgtaatTGTATGTGGGCTGGTTAAGTGGGACAAGGGTTTGGATCCAAGAATTATTTCCTTATCTTAGTAGCTCATAGATTtgtctttatttaaaaaattcaaaaaaattgatcaacACGTGGTATTTAATATCGGacataagagaaatgttatttaatatacTGCAATAATGATTGTCATATATTTATGATGATGTggcattaaaaattaatcattaatatatatatatatatatatattgcaagcctactttgatgaaaaaattgattttcactgcTACATCATTCCAGTTGTGTAGCAATCATATAACAATCTACTATATGACATTACTTCAAGTATAAATTTCCCATCAACTTAGTTGTAAGAATTTCTCAAACTTAAGGtccgtttggaattgcgatttaaaaaattgtgtttttaaaatcactaatttttaaaatcgtaaaagcgtttggtaaaccatgttaaaaagtacatttttattaaatatttgttatgcgaaatcatgatttggtttaaatttgcacttttttcaaataagcaccccttagCCTACTAATTgaaatcgtagatttttttttctttttttttttttctattttagattaagtactttttaaatcgcaatgtcaaacgtCTTACGTTTTGTAATATCTTTGAAAAATGcagattattcttacgaaatctTAGTCTCTAAAAGTGTCATGCACGTTCTTTAAATATATAAGCATGTAAGAAGCATATGTTATTTGTTAAAGGACACAAATATCCTTCAAActggtttagagaaaatttccttcaacctactctaataagtgacaaatgtcattcaacattttgtaattttaaaaaaattaatgtttgggttcCTAGATCAGTGCAATAacaataaatgactgttaaaatattaaagaacaCATGTGAGATACGACATTTGGCACTTATTAGActaggttaaaagaaatttcttctaaaccagTTTGGTAAATCgtcacttatcccaaaagtttaagatgaCTCTTCAAGTACATTACACTTTTATAAACTTTTGTTGGAagatttttaataagaaaatgctaggtgctctcTTATGTTTTCCTAATATTCTCCTGGTCCTAcctgtatattattttctaaaaaaataaaaaagaaactaactCTTATATCTCACctgatttctaaaaaataataccTATATAAGACCAGAagagcacctaacatttcctattttaattaagaatcaaattatttataaacttgAGTTCAAGTCGTTAAGATGGCCGTTTGAGTTCATTCATTATTTGTCATATATTTGTTAAAACTTATTCAAGTCTTTATCTATCATAGGACTAACGAATCGAGCTTAAATATAGAAATTAAGAAGGATAACACAGATGGATTTTATCataatgaattttcttttcttttactagcaatgatttttttttttttttttttttttttttttttgcattaagaattaaaaaataaataatggtaccctatatatatatatatatatatatatatatatatatatatataaaagtaataaaccAGTCTCATTCAAAGTGTAAAGTGCCCATAAACAAAACGTACGAGCATTTCCAGCAAGGCTTTTAAACTAACTTATAAGTTAAATTTAGCAATTTTTGTGTTCCAGCAGACcttctaaaataacaattttccaaaatttgctacaatgaactttcaaatatgaaagttcactgtaACACCTTCTaaactttgtttttctttatttttcctctctttccctctccctctctcttctatctataataaaaatagattaaaaaaataatatttaaataaaatagattgtAAAATAGATAGTCTGCTGGAGTTCATTGTGAAAAAGTAGTagctaaactaaaaaagttgattttaagTGGCTAAAATAGCCATCAACTGCCGGAGATGATAATCATTAGACGATCAtctaaaatggaaagaaaacatTACATCAGAATTTACAACTTTTCACTCCTTCACTTCATTACCAATTTCTAATAAGTTAACAAGGACACTAGACAAAAGGGGTGGGGGGattcagcaaaaaaaaaaaaaaaagaaaaaagaagaagcaaggaTCTggacaagaacaaaaaaataaaggcagGGCAAAATCTTACAGATTGAAAATAGAGGAATCGAGAAAGCagatagcaaaaaaaaaatctcaaaccaATCTCATAGCCGTCTAGAATATCCAGAACCTCCACATTTCTTGCATAAGATCAATCCTACAGAGAGACAATTGATTTTGGATGAGAAGAAAAGTAGAGAGAAgtacaacaaaaacaaatcaaacaattctagaatatgatataatttaaggACATCAACATTTGAGTTTTAAGGCAACAATTAACATCAATCTGCAAGATTTTCATTGCATCTGAATGCAAGGGTTGGTCATTTAAAGCTGAAGGCCATATAAAAAGAAGTAGAAAGATCATTCACCAAAATCCTTGAATGGTTTTATGTCCTAAAATGATCATAATAAGAAAAGCAATAACAAAGACCACATCAAAATGCTCACTATATAACATACCCAACTAACTCATTCAAATTGATAGAGAACTCAAACGGGGAGAATAAttgatattattatatttccagaagttccatttttttcaactttgtcAGAAGTGTCTGAAATTAGAAAGTATACCTGCACCTTTGCACACCTTACAATCAATCAAGCCCATCTCTTGCTTCATCTTCCCACTGTTACAGAAGACACATTTTGTGCCACCTGCCCATCAAAGAGAACTTTTAGAAACATGATATTCTCCTCCAACACCAAACACAAAATTCATTGGTCACTTTGAGCAGAAAAGGGACACCAGAGGGATGAATCATTTTCAAAACCATAGCTCAATACAAGCAGAAAAGAGACACTAAGGGGAAAAATCATAATGACAATTGATGAACAGGGTAAGCGAAACAATCAAACAATTAATAAATTACAGAACATAAGGCCGtagaaaatgttttgataaaCATCACTTACAATGGACTAGCACTAGCGCGTGGACGCATTCTGTTTGGGCAAATCACATGCACTCTACATATATGGAAAAGTggggtgtttttgttttgagttgttagttaatgtttttgttttgagaatagAAATCAAAAGAGAGAAGTTAAGCAATAACCAACAAAGTGAAACATAGTATCGGCTAAGAATcatgtctcatgaagcggaggtcactagttcgaatcaccATCTCCCTCTTGCGTGGacatatcacaaaaaaaaaaaaaaaaaaatgaaacatagCAGTCCACTGTATACTCTCAACGTTTTTGATAAATCCATCACTACATTTCAATATGCCCAACCACTCAAAATTCTGGTTGTACATTCAAcatccccccccaaaaaaaaaaaaaaaaaaaaattctttcaccTCTTTTTCCCCAGGgtgaaaagaaagaggaagaaagaaaataaatgagcaaaagacaaaatttaaataacaaattataagCGAACTGACAACAATCCCTGAGGCCCACTAGTTCAAGCATCAATAAACTTGatttattctttcatttttaaagGAATTCAAATGTATAGTTTAATAATCCCTAAATTCTAGCTTTTTGGCAGGTAGAATTTAGAAATGATTCGTACCAAAAAGTATTAAAAAGGGGAgggaaaaagaggaagaaaagaagaagaagaaacttgaaAATAAATTGCTCCACATTTCATTAACTAAaatggatttttcttttctctatatCAAATGGCTACAATGATTTGAGTTAAAAATTGCACAAATGTATAAATTAAGATGCAGTTCCCAGACATAGTCCAGAATCTTGTGCTACTGCAAAATTTTCCAGACGTACGTATCTCACATTAAGGCTGCTTTGTCCATCTGATAGACAAGTACTCCTTACTTCCAAGCAATGCTCAGCAACGTAAATATCATTATGTTCTCTATAGCAACAGTCATGCTGCTTGTGAAATCATCCCATATCACATGCACAACTTATGAGCATTATCCCAACTTGTGATTTCACAAACATGTAGTCTTCTTTCTTACTTAATTTTCCTCAAACTGATCTTGCTttgcaaaaaccaaaaacttatTGTTTTCTTATCAGTATTTTACTTtccaattttcaattaaaaactaggaatatatgcaagagaatTTTCATATTATAGCTCATTATAAATTTTCTAAGATGagtgaaaatgtattttaaatagGCAAGCAAATAAAATTGGTCATACATTGTTCAATGTGAAAAACATAAATGACAAAGAAcataaaatatgataatatagtaaaaaattataaagagaagatatttaaaaattataaaatatgataatattgaattgtttatttatttcgtcAGTTATATTCTTTAATAGTTTTAACCAATTGTTTTTTTCAACTATCTTTTAATCTTATTTCCTGTGAAGCCCCATGTACACTAAACTCTATACAAAATTGTTTCATACAAGAGAAAGTGCAACAAAAGTGCTTCTGCATCTTCAAGTGTTAATCAGTAGCTCTTCCCTTAATATAAACGGCTCTGTTACTATCTCACTGCACATACAACTACATGTTCATGTGATCACAAGTAAGCCACACATCTGAAATTTCAACTTTAAAGTTCTTGCCATTGTCTACAAGTTAAAACTTCTATCATGAAACAAATACATGAACCCCATTGTGTAAAGTTAGATGTGCAAAGCATCCACCAGAATGTATGGTGGGTAAATTTCTCACAAGCCTTTCCGACCTGCTCCATAATTTTTACTGAATCCCCAAACTTATGTTCCAGTATGCTAATTTTTAATTACAGTGACTTTACCAGTATCACTTACACTTTCAATTTATAGCTGGCTAGAAAACTTACCAAAACGCAAACAcacaaaatataatgaaatCAATACCTTGTATATCTATGTAAGATGACTACATATAAACCACTGCCATCTACCCAGGATtggaaataaattttatattaccAATTATCACAGTTGGCAAAGTCCAATGGTACAATTAGAACAAAAGACACAGTGCAATGTGGTAAAAACATGGTGTTTACACATATTCAGCCATATAGGAAGAGACAACAGAACCTTGCAAACAAGTCAAGTTCTTTGAAAATCCATGTCAATCAAATAGACTTAAGTCTAGAGAAATAGTTACCATTTCCGGCACAGCGCGCACACGGCACAGGGTCTCcctgcaaaaataaaaaataaaataagcatcACTAAATCATCAGAACCCATAAAATACAAGAACTTAAAACTCCGAAATCTCCAAATGAGATAGACCTCCATTTCTTTCGAAGAATAATTTCTTTGAAATACGACCACACTCGAGGAAAATATGTTAGTTTGcaagtgtgtgtatatatatatatatacgtacatGTAGCCAGCCTAAGAGATTCGATTTCcgggaaaatatcaaaattcaatgaaAAGAAACAGAACCCAGAACTGAAATTAAGTAAAAGGAGCAGAAAGTGTTACCTTGAAACCAAGAACAAGAGAAAGAGCAATGGCGGCCAAGACACTGATAGTGGCAAGGAAAGTTTGGGTATCCAAGGGGCTATCAAAGCCGGTGAAGAGCAAAACGGGGTGAACGAAGAGCCTCGTGGGTCGAATGGCTTTGAATAGTCTAGAGGAGCAGCGGGAAAGTGCGGGGATTTCTGGCTTCAATAGGGGTTGGTGTGGAAGAGATGTTGAAGctgaagaagtagaagaagaagaagaggaagagagagacgCGAGTGGGTGGAAAGAGTAAGAGAGTGTCGCCATGGAtagaaaaaaagattatgtgGCGCTTGGCGTTGTGTTCGGTTTTTTCTattctcattcttttttcctctgttttttttttttttttttttttttttaaaaaaaaaaaatatatatatatatatataaacttgatatatatataaaaaaattcaagaacattgtagttttattttctttaagtaggaaatataacataaataaacaaaagcaaAGGAACTGATCGAAATGCTAGCATAGTATCTAGtcttcaattaaattttgtttcaagaaatttttttttttttttttttttggtattgttaTATATGCAATCACGCACAAGCATGGGTATTGAGTCTATTGACAATTTGAACAAATTGAGCTTAAGACTTTTCTATGGCATGAGGTCTACCAACTCTTTCATTGGTATGATTTGGATGTGAATATCTGCATAAAAACGAGTTATAAATTAGATTTTGACCCTTTGGATTACTTAAGAATGATTAATGCAATAGATGTTTGATGgggcaattttctttttttctaatattagaAATTGGATGAAAGAGTCACTCTGAGCCAACATTAAAGAGAGAGTTATGCCTGAAACTCACACCATTGAGAGGAAGTTAGCAGCTACCAGGGCACTATAAGTCTACAAAAGATTAGCTAAgaatttcacaaaacaaaaaagatactTGAATGCAATCAATAGCCATTATATTTAGTTGCAGTAGTAATGATAATCATGACTTCAATGACAACCAAAGTCTAGTTCCATTAACAATAATAAGTATAGATTCAATGACAATCATAATGGTTGTTCCATTTGCGATAATATATACAAGTTCAACAATAACAATATTGAAGTTCAATAGTAATAATCATGTCACAttcaacaataataatg from Corylus avellana chromosome ca10, CavTom2PMs-1.0 includes:
- the LOC132164488 gene encoding probable carboxylesterase 15 (The sequence of the model RefSeq protein was modified relative to this genomic sequence to represent the inferred CDS: added 128 bases not found in genome assembly), yielding MSNTIPPHVVDDCRGVLHVYSDGSIVRSSKPSFEVPVNDDGSVLWKDVVFDAVNNLQLRLYKPADFSPSSASKLPVFYYIRGGGFCIGSRAWPNCQNYCFRLASELRAVVVSPDYRMAPESRLPAAIEDGFMAMKWLQAQAVSDEPDSWLTEVADFGNVFISGDSAGGNIAHNLAVRLGSGSPELAPVRVRGYVLLAPFFGGTVRTKCEAEGPKDAFLNLELIDRYWRLSIPIGDTTDHPLVNPFGPSSSNLEAVDFDPILVVVGGSDLLRDRAAEYAMRLKNWGKKIKYVEFEGKQHGFFTIDPNSDAANVLMQIIQHFMAENSS
- the LOC132164548 gene encoding protein BUNDLE SHEATH DEFECTIVE 2, chloroplastic, producing the protein MATLSYSFHPLASLSSSSSSSTSSASTSLPHQPLLKPEIPALSRCSSRLFKAIRPTRLFVHPVLLFTGFDSPLDTQTFLATISVLAAIALSLVLGFKGDPVPCARCAGNGGTKCVFCNSGKMKQEMGLIDCKVCKGAGLILCKKCGGSGYSRRL